In the genome of Raphanus sativus cultivar WK10039 chromosome 9, ASM80110v3, whole genome shotgun sequence, the window CAacaagtctctctctctctctcttaagactgaaccaacaacaacaatcaaAAGAATTTACTAGTACTGTTTTATTTTAGTGACTTTCAAACTGACATTAGTATACAGTAGTTTTTACTCTTCTCTGACAAGGCAACAACTAAACCCATCGTAGATGAATAGAAAGAGAACCTCTGAAGACAAGAGAAGCAAGTGTGTCACCACTACACGTTTTCAAGAACCTTTGAAAGAAAGAAGGATAATAAAATATGCTTCTACAAGTTTATATACTCAAACATAATACTACTTTCCTAAACTATGATATTAATTACAGTCAATTACTTAAAggaattctaaaaaaaatatcactaaCACAATCAAGATGATTAATGTCCATGATCAACGTGATTGGTATCATTTGTAAGATCTTACATAATGATCCGTGTAAGTCAGTTTCAGCCGCCGCAAATGTGAAAGAGACGACACACTTACACCACCCTGTCTCTTATTTTGTTTACTCCTCaaatctctctgtttttttcaaaaaaaatctttccttTTTCACATATTTCTTTAAAAGTTTTTTCTTGTTCACATTAATTAATAAGCAACCAATGAGagataaaaattattgttatcCATAGAATTATTGATTTTTCTATTAATAGATGTAATTGGTTCACACTGTTTGTCCTTCACAAAAATAATTCGAATCACTGTTTGTCCTTcacaaagaaaaagattatGTGTTTCGTGTTGATATATTCTGTATTAAattatcatttaatattaaatagatTTACAGTATGTACAGCTAagttttttttggacaaaagaAGTCAGTCGCCGCATACAAAACCTCTCTCTTCGATACCGCTCCGACTTCTCTCTAAGAAACAGACGCGATCTTGTATTCTCCGGCCGACGGGTGGCTCCcttagccaccgtcggtccggttcTCTCTGTTCCTTCTtgctttgtgtttttttctcttttatttgcGGTTTTTTTTCTTCCGGCGGCGCACCTTTTCCTTCGGTGGTCGGCCGACTTTGACTCCGGCATTGTACTGTTAAGTTATAGGTAAACGTCCGGCTTTAGACGGCGGTGTACGGTTTCCGCGTTCTTGGTAGCGGTTCTGGGTTTTGGTTGTCGGTTTTTCCGATTGGTGACTTGTGCATGCGAAGGCTTCGTTTCAGGAGGAGATCCGGACTGTTGCGGTGATGCTCTCTGGTGGAGGAAGCCAAGTGGTGGATGATGGTGACTTCGGTAGCCTTGGTGAGATCTCGGGATTGTCCCTGATAAAGCTCTCCGAAGAAAATCGGCTAGGCGAAGGTCTTTGGATGGGGTATTTGCAGTCTCCGGTGAGTCCCGGCGAAACATCTGTTTGTTTTCGTCTTCTTCGGCGAGGACTTGGAAGTTGAGCCACGGCGAGGTGGCTGGTTGATGCGGTGGTGACGTTAAAGGACGCGTGTTCCCACGATGGTGCGGATGCCAACACGTGTTTTCCTTGATAAAACCTGGACACGTGGGCCGTGTGATGGCTATAGGTGTCGGGTTTATGTTATTGAGCTTTGTCCCATGTTTTATCTGTAGTCCTTCTGTCTTGGGCTTTTATATGTAATGTAGTGTTTGGGCTTTGGcctgttataataaaaatattttagatggcaaaaaaaagaaaaaaaagttttttttggacAAAGGGCTTGTATGTACAgctaatattaacattttattgataaaaacgATCATATGCGGTTATGAAATCATGTTTTATAAAACCGAGGTTAGATCGTTTTAAAATCAAAGACATTATGCTATTCTACATATCTGAGTTTAATCAAACTTTTTTGCTTAATAATTTCACCAGTTCTATTATAATTATTCtgcataattaaaaaaatattgtattaaattttagaGTGTTACTAACTAAAACTTGAACACAACAACTATAatagaaaacacaatttcttttatatgttttaaaagtATGAACTACTGGTGTTTTAACTGGTACTATTGCCTCAAAATAGTACTGATTAGAAAGCAAATTAAGGAACTAATGTTGTTATTAATGACAAATAGGATATCCAGCGAACAAACATTCATAAAATGTtcttaacaaaattaaaaaaaaatcaacaaactcTCTTTTtaacgaaaaaaataaataaataattgggAGTAGGACCACATTCTATATCGACAGAGTAAAAAGGTGAGTCAAAAAGGACACAGAAGGCCAGAAGCCAGCTGTATAGACATTTGCGTCTACTCTTCTATAGGTATTCGTTTGTTATTAACGCTAACGTTTCAACTCACATTTCCCACGATTTCCGTTTCGCGCTTATCTATGTATCCCCTTAGTATTAATAGAGAAGCAATTAAAAAGAACAACCTTTAAAAACCTTTAAAGAATAGAATTATTACTACGTTGTCATTTTGCATAGGTGTCTTCCTCACAATTCATCTTAACCTTCCTATGCATTAATCCTTAAATTACTAGATTATTTACATCAGTTGCCATTGGTATGTCACAAATTTACATCAtgatttttcattatattttgaCTAACAAAATTGAATTTTGTTCTTGATGACCTAAACTATTCGGTTTCttcttgacattttaaatgCATTTACGTCCACCAAATTAATGATTGACCGTGTAGAGACAAATAGCAAACTATTTCTATAATTACGACCATGACTTATTCAAAATGTAAATGTTAATGTGTCTCGCTCTCTCTCTTACTTTTagattgttaaaaaatttacaatacgAAAATCTCCTTATTATTAATCAAGACTAGATTTATTACATCAACTGCCATTGGTACTACTAATATTTAGTGCATtgtattttatatcatttatcaTAAgaattgaattttaatataGCGTATGTTATACCTTTTACGTAGATTGACATATTAGAAGTATCTGCATATACAAAAAATCAGTATGATAGCTATAGGAAAATGGAAAAATATCTCTGATATATTAACATGTTATATGCTACAGAATTTTATatgtatctttttatatttatgcttCGGTGTATATAAATTCAGTAAGGTATTAGGGATCCTCTTCTCTCTAAACTATAAGTtctaaaatgtaatttttttccaCGAAAACGATCTTATTGTATATCCCTCAAATAGGAGTTTAGACAACTTACATGAATATAACAAATTCGTTAGTATCATAACTATagctaaaaattatatttttttgtcctTACATAAACATGTTTCTAAAAGGTTATCGATCCTTAGTTGTCAAATTTTTGAACCAGAATGTGAATGAATTTTGTTACACATAATAGATATAAACGTGTAAATCTGGCTTATCCTATATATTAAcagatatataatattgtatatattaatattaacattatattgtatattgtatataaatttattgatattgatttaaatatttgaaggCTATTGTTCTTGCAGAACCCTTTCCCAGTTTTGTGACGACATACAATTTGATTCGAAAATTGTAtgattgattcaaaaatattatttgggGTTCATATGagttaatgtaatttttaaactgttttctataaattgtttttatcattAAAGACTATTAGTCAATATTTCTGATTCCTAATATTAAGCTGCCATGATAAGTGCCGCAATTATGATTGATTGTAGCGTTTTCTTTAAAACAAGATTGATTGTAGCTTTTTGTTTCTTAATCCacgttattttttttgtattcagaCTTAGATATTAAATCACGCAAAACTTGATTCACAAgtttaatctttaaaacatttaataattagTCCAAGATTGACGCTAATTAACACTATTCACGCAAAGTAATTTcgtattcaaaagaaaaagcaaataTGACATAAACTGATTTAGTAGTCAATCACATTATAAAATGATTTCGTATTCccttaaattatatatgaaattttttttgtttaagcaACTGCTTTACTAGATATACACATATGTAGGAGGAGACCCATATATCACTCAGCTTTTATCGTTTTCATAtactttatttttcaaaatgacCAGACTTTATTTCGTTTCTTAAAAAATTGTCTaaacatttttctaaaaaaaaaattccaatttttttaatcatattaccGGCTTCATATATTTAAGTGacccattttgaaaaaaattgataGATTCGTTTATACTTAAATGAACCCAAATCtatactaatataattttatataatcttgTCCTGGTGTCCACCTACAATTTGTCTACAAAAGAtatgatattatattttctaattcgTAATGTATGTTTTTGCGTTATCTTTTTTATTCTTACGTTACTTTACGTCTGCATACAATACATAttgataaatatgttattttaataatgatatattaaatttatccCGTATCTACTTATagattttattgtatataaattaaaaatatgctgtccttttgttaaaaaaaattgtgtttttttattttttgttcaaaaaaattttaaacataatgtACATTTATTTAATCATATGCTAGTTAGTAGTTACACATTAAtctgcatttttttttctgtcaacagTAATCTGCGTTTAAATGTCTGTTTTGacttattttattgaatttttctttgtcgctctctctctctctttactgtttataaaatttgaacTGATTTTTTTGGAAAGAGACCAATGATTGAAGCGGCGGTCGTGGTCCTCATGAATGAATAATACAAATTGGAACTGATTGAAAAAGATGTGCCTGgacaataaataaaacatatagtCTGCAccaatcactttttttttaaatatgcgTTTAAATCAATCTTATTCACGATATGCGGGCTTGATAGCCAATTATTCAGTCGTTTTTAGTAAACAAAGAGAGCTCAGAGACAATCCTCTCTCAGGTACATTCTCCTCTTATCATATGGCTTTAGGATTGATtccattaaataaaaacaaaatcattacACGATTGTGCGCACAATGTAGTACATTACATATCTATGTATTATTATTACAAATCCACAACTCAGGGCTACAGTTATACAGTCTCGAATcagaatttttaaaaaggagAAAGAAATGGAAAAGTTGAGACGAGTTTTGATTTCAAAAGCTACATACATATCACTTCCAGTTGTTGGCAACAATGTCAGCCAAATCAACAACTCTCTGTGAGTAACCCCACTCATTATCATACCAAGCAATCACCTTAACCATATCATCTCCCATCACCATAGTGAGTGAAGAATCAATGGTCGATGACACATCTGAGCATCTGAAATCAACAGACACAAGCGGCTCATCGCAGACTTCTAGGATGCCATTAAGCTCTTTCTCTGCAGAATCTCTGAAAGCAGCGTTGACTTCCTCAGCGAAAGTCTTCTTGGAGACCTGCACAACGAGGTCAACCACTGACACGTTTGGTGTTGGTACACGGAGAGCTATTCCGTTGAGTTTCCCTTTGAGGTTAGGGAGCACGAGAGCCACGGCTTTAGCTGCTCCTGTAGATGTTGGAACAATGTTTAATGCAGCTGCTCTTGCTCTCCTTAGGTCACGGTGACTCGCGTCTAGTAACCTCTGGTCACCGGTGTATGAGTGAGTAGTTGTCATTGTACCCTTTATGATACCTACATTGTCACAACATACATTAAACACCGTTTCATCTAGTGCTGGGCACATTTATCcaagaaccgaaccaaaaaatGATATTTGGTTCGAGTAGGGATTCTATGAATTATTAGTGGATTCTATATCtctaaaactgaaaaaatcaaaatcgaaTCAGTACCAAAACAATccgaatttttataatatagtttatatatttataattattaactatatttaattttaagataattaaatattttaagtattagTTATAAACCAAATTATCAAAAAACTGAATTACACGAATATTTTTGTCcgatatatttaaaaattcattgaAACCAAATTGGACTTGAAATTATCTCAGATATTAGTCGGTTACTTTATTATCCAAATTGGACCAAGACcgaaataattaaactaaaaccaaaccgaattttataaatattcggACGGATCATATCTTTTAGAACAAAAAAGAACTTGAAATAAACCAAACGGGTACCCGAAATACTCATATGCCTAGGCGTGGGCATTCGGggtcccaatcgggtttcggttttatccaatcgggttttggtttttcgggtttatcaaaatcagcctCATTCAGATTATTTAAAAgttcggttcgggaccggttcggattctatcgggttcgggtcggggttagtaaatcttcaaagaaccggtatAACCCAATATACTTTCGGGTTTGGATCTCAATCGGTTCTTCGgtttaaaaaaatctgatttatacctactttgtaaccaaaacatatgtaaaattggtttgttttggttttgaataCATAATTTGTAcctttttgtaaccaaaacataaataaaatcgatttaaaaataagaaaggaaCATAAaccatgatcattcaaaatcaaacgaaaggGAAATTATAAAACGAAAACTACGacctcatgaaatgagaaacattttttactgaaaacaaaatctaaatctaaatctaaatatttcaaaattctaCAGCCACCTTTAATCATCAATTTTCATGTATTAGAACCACCAACTTTTatgtaatagataaatatttcagatgttcaatatattttaatgtattttgaatacatattatgaATTGAGATTATATTTGGTATAGATCTTTTTGGgattttgaatgtttcgggttctatcggatatccatttagattcgggttcggttcggataatacccataacccgaaataccaaaaaacaagatccattcggtatttatgtcgggttcggatcggttcaaattcatttttatcggatcggattcggtttatttgccctGCCCTACATATGCCTAGTTCATTGATCCGAAATGACAAAGAAAGGAAGCAGAACTGTTACATACCGAACTTTTGGTCAAGAATTTTGACAAAGGGGGCAAGACAGTTAGTAGTGCATGATGCATTGCTAATGATCGGTTCATCAGGATTGTAAGCATCTGCATTGACACCAACAACGTAAGTTGGGATGTCTCCTTTCCCCGGAGCAGTAATAATAACCTTCTTAGCTCCAGCTTCAATGTGTTTCCCTGCACCTTCTCTATCCACAAACACTCCTGTTCCTTCAATGACAATGTCGATTCCTAGCTCCCTATAAAAAACCATCAACCACCAAGTGTCAAAGACATTCAGATAAAAGACTGATCAAGTTTCAGACACAgaactatatatgttttgactTACTTCTAGGGGAGAAGAGAAGGGTTTCGGTTAGACACAACCTGGATGATCTTTCCATCAACAGAGAGAGCAGCGTCTCCAGAAGGTTTCACATCAGCGTCAAAGATTCCGAGAGTAGAATCGTATTTGAGGAGATGTGAAGCCTGCTTGACACCACCAGTGTCGTTAATGGCAATGATATCAAGAGGAGAGTCCTTGCGTCCATGCCAGCATCTCAAGAAGTTCCTCCCTATCCGACCGAATCCATTGATGGCTACCGTAAGTTTAGCCTCGGTCACACCTTTCCTGTATCCACCACTGCTTCCTATCTGTGGCATTGACACACATAACGCAGCCGTGAAACAGATACAAACGTACATTTGCTTATTCTTGGGACAAACATGTGATCTAGTTGATGATCAGTTACAAATGGTGGATGAATGAGACAGCTCTTTTATAGAGTACTTACTGCAGAAGTCTGGAAAGTGATGGCAGAGACAAACTCATCAGAAGAAAGTTTCTTGCCGAGGGGAAGAGAAGCAGAGGAGCTTCTCAATCCCGAGAACTCAGTGAAACCCTGAAGACCATAAACACACTTAACTTGTGAAGAGACAGTAAGAGAAgcaataagaagaagaagaagagaggctACCTTGTGGAGAGATGGTTTGGGCACCGTGAAAGTAGTCGAAGCCGTGGTGACCAGAGAGGATCAAAGTTAAGGTTGTAGCAGTAGATGCCAGAGAGAAGTGTTGAATCAGAgatgttgtatatatatatagtaaagtGGAAATGATGAGGTGGAGAGGCAAAGAAGATTAGATTCTAGATAGCTTTCTTACTCATTTGTATGGTTGTGGTTATCACTCTCTCTTGTAATCTTCACGTTTCTATGATCGATCACACATTCACAAGTCTCCTCTTTCGCCTCATTTTTGATTTTGGGCTTCTTTCTTAAATGtgtgtggtcacagactcgcACTCAAGTAAAAAAGATAAGGCTTACTTACTATTTGTCTGAATATGAAGTTAATGTCAAAAGATCACAAAAATTTCagataaaaaagtttaaatttctCATACATTTTAACATCATTGTTTTTCAGAAACACACATAAGAGACAGACATTAAAATCATGTAGAACCTTTTGAAAAAAGGAAGACATTACAGAGACagtaaaaggtaaaaaaaaaacattctttctttctttctttctttctttttcccCAAAATCCTTCTTTGAGATCTTACACCACTTTAATCTGAATCTCCATAAACTTCCCCATCTGATAGCTCGTCAAAAGTCCTCATATCAAGCTGGTACCTCAACAACCCACCAATCCCACCAAAACCCCTACAGAACTGTGACCCTTCTTGCGACTTGTTAGTCACGAACTCAAGCGTACAACCAAAACGTTTATACTCATTAGCAAACCACTCAAGCAGAGGCATCTTCTCCACAACTTCCAACTCAGCATTGCTCTCCGCATCATGAAAATTGCTCTGATCATTCTCCTGATCCTTCCCCAGATGCTTAATCACAATCTCCCCGGTTGCGTTGTTCTTCAACTCATACCTATTGATATCAAGATTCTCCCAAACAATAAGAGTCTCAACAGCACCCATGTCTAACGCCTTTAGAGTATCATCAACCCCGAATACGTACTTCCCGGTGTCTTGACTGATCTCCTCAAAGTACTTCCCGATAAGCTTCTTCTCCTGAATGAACTTCACATTGGAGAGAATCTCAGCAGAGAGCTCAATCGCTTGGTTGAAACCGTTCTCCCCACCGTAAGAGACATCAACCACGTTGAGTATCTTAGCCTGAAGACGAGGGTCAAAGAGCTCAGACTGGCTCAACTCTGTCTTGAAATCGGCCGAACCGGCGAGGATCAGACCAGAGACATTAGGCTGGCTCGTCGCCGGATTGATGTAAAACTGAGTAGCGAGCTCAGCCGTCTTCCTCACGTAGTTATGCCTCTTCTCCATCCTAAGCCTCGCGAACCGAAGCGCGGACTGCCCTCCTCTCCCATGCTTCTTGGGGAGATCAACAGTGAACTTATGAAGCACCTCCCTCGTGTTCCCACTCAAAGTACCGAACAGAGTCCCGTTCCCGTCCATGACGATGAACCCGAACTTATCATCAGACTCGAGAAGCTCGTTGAGAGGCTCGGTGTGGAACTTGTTGTCGCAGAGGTAGAGGGAGGCGTTGATGGGCTTGAAAGGCTCGAAGTCGATGGTGACTTTCTTCTCCTTGCCGTCGTCGGTGACGATGGTGCCGGTGTAGAGGACGAGGCCGTTGGGTGGGACTTTGTTGTAAAGCTTGAGCCTTTGCTGAGCGGAGGTGATGGCGGAGAGGACTGACTGGCGGTTCACTCGGCTCTTGATGTTCGAGGCCGTTCCGTACTCGTCGGCGAGCATCTTGGTGACGCGTGCCACTTGGTCTCGCGGTGGCATTATGAGTGAGATCATGCTCGTTCCGTTGCCTCGAGCGCTTTCGAGGCCTTTGATTAGTTTCTTGATTTTCCAGATCTCGATGTTCTTGTCTGATTCTTGTTccgccattttttttttttggtttgccTGTGagaagacaacaaaaaaaatcgaaactttagGAAAGTTAAGGATCAGATTGAGTAAACGAGGAAAGGGGGGTTTGATTGAATCTAAGCAGGCCAGACCCAGATTGAGATTAACGGAAAGATGGAAACTTTGAGATCGATTCGATGCGTACCTGTATGTATCAGCGAATCTCGCACTCTCGCAGCAGCTTCTCGACGAAGAAATGCAACTTCTTTAGGGCTTATCTATCTACTTGGTTTCCCGACGAACACGTGAGTCTCACGTGAAGGCATGCAgtaacttttgattttttttttcttcttttatttaccGTGGGACGTAGTAGGACTATCTGAGGATCGACTGTTCGGTTTTGTACACTAGTCTAACttcgaacaaaaaaaatataattttataataattatattactttTGTACAAGTTCGTAAAAGACAATAGATAGAAACTAGAAATCAATTATATTCTTCGTAtacgaaagaaaaaaacaatcatcCTCTAGCACAagaatttttgttgttgtcatCTTTAATATCTTAATGCAAGAGGGTTAATTACTAAGTTTCCAAAAGAAGACAAAAAccataatcaatatatatatatatatactatactaaaaggcaAATACTCTCAAAGGAGAGAGTGTCCAACTCATCAAATTAATTCAGctaattatatttttccaaattgCCATGTCATTTttcattgcaaaaaaaaaagagaacaaacCTGgatcattaatttattaaaccCTATCGACGGTATACGatgcttctccttcttccttcGATGTCTACTTTTGCTGGCTAAGAAAACCATACGTCAGGCGTTTCACTATATATCTTCATCTTATTTTCCATCTTCTGCTTTAATACACCGTTTGAGCTTCATAATATATTTAGTCACCACTCTTACAAAACCCTTCAGTTGAAGAGAAGCTCCTAAAACCTTACAATAACCTAAAAAATCAAACGACTGTCAATTGATGAGTCTATCAATAGTCAAATTAATATGTTGCTACGATGTATATACAAAAGTGGAATCATCGATGTAATCCATCTGAAGGAATGTACCGTCCCCGGATTATGCCATGTACGTAATCCATCTGAAACTGGTACGATCATCGAACTAGAGTTTTAATCCTTGAAGAACAGGTGCAGCTTCCTATTTTCCTCCtgtttttaatacttttttcttttgtctgtttttaatattttagaaaatttgttATCTATGTAGTCTATTCACCCACTACTGTATATACACCCACAAAATACTTTGGTTTCTGTATTTTAATCTTATTGTTATTATGTTTGTGCTCTGTTGAATGTGTTGGTTTGTGCAGAACAAGTTGCAGAGTTTAGATTTTGGCTGGAAAAGACTCACATGTCCTTCAAAATTTGAGTCTGACAGTCATGGAGCGTGCAAAGGTTTTAAGAGAGATCCATGGGAGTCAATCTTCCAGCCAGGCGTTCTTTCTTCTCTATAGAAACATCATTTACTGTTCCTGATATTGACTAAtctcttttggttttctttgtttattgtatGAACAGGTTACAGAGTTTAAATGCCTCTTCAAGTCATCGGCCAACATCAAAGAATGAATACTTGTGTGTGCCTGTTATAAACCAATACAGAACACTAAAGCTTTGATGCTACAGCCGCTTGGTCACAGTGCACCAGCATTGTAAGGATCCTAGGTCAATTTCAAATACCATTATCTGTCTTTATTCGTTGtcttaaaaatatgatatactaacttttctttttatgttctGTATATAATACTCTCTTCGGTTATAACACTAAATATAAGGTCAAACTTTCTTTTGCTAAGTTTTTATATTCATCAACACTTTCTCAGATCACTGAAatcctttttgtgtttttttttttgttttggtcacTGTCAGCATATATGCCTCTATAACAAGTCTAATATTATTTGGTTTGTGTCATTCTTAAATGTCTACGTTAAATTTATAGCTAATATAGTTCTGTTTAGTCAAACTTTAGTTTTTTCTCTTAACTCTGCTGGGTGGGTTTCTTTGGTTTTAGAGTAATAAAAAGGCTGATACTTCAGTTGAGAAAGGGAAAGACGTCTAAATTCAGGCTATAAAAATGTCCCCAAGTGTTGGGATTATTCCAGGAAAGCAACTCTTCTTCTCATTTCCCTCCCTTGAGCTGTTGTCTGCTTGGTTCActgataatatttttcaattgttACCATATCTCATTTGCTTTATAACCTCAGGATTGCATGGTCATGCAAAGGAGTACAGTCTTTTATGATTCCTGGTGGAATTTAAGATCTAAGCATCCTTCATTTCCAGGTTATCATCAATGCATATCTATTTATAGTCTTTCATGTTTATTCAAAATGTATAATGTATGTCATAATGAGGATGTACAAATTGCTACTACTGTCCTCTAGTTTAGAAAGAAAAGGATTCTTACTGTACATTATATTTTTGTGGACAATACATGAGAAAACAGCATGCTTGCTAAACAGGTGATCGTtgttcctttttattttatttttttctaagtgTTTCACAATTATTTACCTATTGATTCCACTGTTTTACTCCACAATTATTTACCTAACGTTACTTTAGGCAACCATCCATCCACTTTCGACACCAgtacttttttcaaaaaacattaTTAGCTTCTTTTGATTGGTATAGTCATGTGCCTTCAGCTTTGTCCATTTAGTATAAGGTTCTCTTATGGATTAACTTGAATTGTCTTTATTCGTTGtcttaaaaatatgatatactaacttttctttttatgttctGTGTATAATACTCTCTTCGGTTATAACACTAAATATAAGGTCAAACTTTCTTTTGCTAAGTTTTTATATTCATCAGCACTTTCTCAGATCACTGAAatcctttttgtgttttttttttgttttggtcacTGTCAGCATATATGCCTCTATAACAAGTCTAATATTATTTGGTTTGTGCCATTCTTAAATGTCTACGTTAAATTTATAGCTAATATAGTTCTGTTTATTCCAGGAAAGCAACTCTTCTTCCCATTTCCCTCCCTTGAGCTGTTGTCTGCTTGGTTcactgataatatttttttcaattgttACCATATCTCATTTGCTTTATAACCTCAGGATTGCATGGTCATGCAAAGGAGTACAGTCTTTTATGATTCCTGGTGGAATTTAAGATCTAAGCATCCTTCATTTCCAGGTTATCATCGATGCATATCTATTTATAGTCTTTCATGTTTATTCAAAATGTATAATGTATGTCATAATGAGGATGTACAAATTACTACTACTGTCCTCATAGTTTAGAAAGAAAAGGATTCTTACTGTACATTATATTTTTGTGGACAATACATGAGAAAACAGCATGCTTGCTAAACAGGTGATCGTtgttcctttttattttattttttctaagtgTTTCACAATTATTTACCTATTGTAGGATTCCACTGTTTTACTCCACAATTATTTACCTAACGTTACTTTAGGCAACCATCCATCCACTTTCGACACCAgtacttttttcaaaaaacattaTTAGCTTCTTTTGATTGGTATAGTCATGTGCCTTCAGCTTTGTCCATTTAGTATAAGGTTCTCTTATAGATTAACTTGAATTGTCTCTTCATAATCATGGTCTGTTTAAAAATACACTGCACATAAATAGCCAGGAGACATGCATCTTATTTGAGTCTAATTGAGAATTGAGAAAGTGCATACTTTTTTACTTTGTTTGcaaatatcatattaaaaatgtaatactccctctgttttttaaagatctatgttctaggaaaaaaatttgttttaaaaaaatacattttttactttttcaatgtattatttaataaaaatctgttaacttcaagaaaattaattgtgtttattgaatttttattggttaaaaattatagaaaattgttattcacaaaaatcaatgcatttttaatgtgatttcttaatatatgtgaaaagtcta includes:
- the LOC108827834 gene encoding eukaryotic peptide chain release factor subunit 1-3, whose translation is MAEQESDKNIEIWKIKKLIKGLESARGNGTSMISLIMPPRDQVARVTKMLADEYGTASNIKSRVNRQSVLSAITSAQQRLKLYNKVPPNGLVLYTGTIVTDDGKEKKVTIDFEPFKPINASLYLCDNKFHTEPLNELLESDDKFGFIVMDGNGTLFGTLSGNTREVLHKFTVDLPKKHGRGGQSALRFARLRMEKRHNYVRKTAELATQFYINPATSQPNVSGLILAGSADFKTELSQSELFDPRLQAKILNVVDVSYGGENGFNQAIELSAEILSNVKFIQEKKLIGKYFEEISQDTGKYVFGVDDTLKALDMGAVETLIVWENLDINRYELKNNATGEIVIKHLGKDQENDQSNFHDAESNAELEVVEKMPLLEWFANEYKRFGCTLEFVTNKSQEGSQFCRGFGGIGGLLRYQLDMRTFDELSDGEVYGDSD